From the Pseudomonas sp. SORT22 genome, one window contains:
- a CDS encoding carbohydrate porin has protein sequence MPQNDRFRFSPATRTLLSGLAIASLAPCAQAAAMFASDSPWMLGDWGGTRTELAERGYDFTLGYTGEMGANLHGGHDNDKTARYSDQFALGTHLDLQKILGWHDAEFQLTVTERHGNNISNDRINDPRVGGFTSAQEVWGRGQTWRLTQMWIKQKYFDGALDVKFGRFGQGEDFNSFPCDFQNLAFCGSQVGNWVGDIWYNWPVSQWALRVKYNLTPELYAQIGAYEQNPSNLDRGNGFKLSGSGTQGAVIPVELVWSPAVNGLKGEYRAGYYYSNAKASDVYKDSNDQPAALSGQAYRSSSSKHGFWLGAQQQVTSLASDHSRGLSVFANATLHDKKTNAIDNYVQAGVVYKGPFDARAKDDIGFALARVHVNPAYRKNAQAINQARDVSDFNDSLFRPIQDTEYSAELYYGIHLADWLTVRPNLQYIRHPGGVSQVDDALIGGIKIQSSF, from the coding sequence ATGCCTCAGAACGATCGTTTCCGCTTTTCCCCCGCCACCCGGACACTGCTTTCGGGTCTGGCCATCGCCAGCCTCGCGCCTTGCGCCCAGGCCGCGGCGATGTTCGCCAGCGACTCGCCATGGATGCTTGGCGATTGGGGCGGCACCCGCACGGAGCTGGCTGAACGCGGCTACGACTTCACCCTTGGTTATACCGGCGAGATGGGCGCCAACCTGCACGGCGGCCATGACAACGACAAGACCGCGCGCTACAGCGACCAGTTCGCCCTCGGCACCCACCTGGACCTGCAGAAGATCCTTGGCTGGCATGATGCCGAGTTCCAGCTGACGGTCACCGAGCGTCACGGCAACAACATCAGTAATGACCGCATCAACGACCCGCGCGTTGGCGGCTTTACCTCGGCCCAGGAAGTCTGGGGACGTGGGCAGACCTGGCGGCTGACGCAGATGTGGATCAAGCAAAAATACTTCGACGGCGCGCTGGATGTGAAATTCGGCCGCTTCGGCCAGGGCGAGGACTTCAACAGCTTCCCGTGCGACTTCCAGAACCTGGCGTTCTGCGGCTCGCAGGTGGGCAACTGGGTCGGTGACATCTGGTACAACTGGCCGGTCAGCCAGTGGGCCCTGCGGGTCAAGTACAACCTGACTCCCGAGCTGTACGCGCAGATCGGCGCCTACGAACAGAACCCTTCCAACCTTGATCGCGGCAACGGCTTCAAGCTCAGCGGCAGCGGCACCCAGGGCGCGGTGATTCCGGTCGAACTGGTGTGGAGCCCGGCGGTCAATGGCCTGAAAGGGGAATATCGCGCCGGTTACTACTACAGTAATGCCAAGGCAAGCGATGTCTACAAGGACAGCAACGATCAACCGGCAGCACTGAGCGGCCAGGCTTACCGCAGCAGTTCGAGCAAGCACGGCTTCTGGCTCGGTGCCCAGCAACAGGTGACGTCGCTGGCATCTGACCATTCGCGTGGTTTGAGCGTATTCGCCAACGCCACGCTGCACGACAAGAAGACCAATGCCATCGACAACTATGTTCAGGCAGGTGTGGTGTACAAGGGGCCCTTCGATGCCCGCGCCAAGGACGACATCGGTTTCGCCCTGGCACGCGTGCACGTCAACCCTGCCTACCGCAAGAACGCCCAGGCCATCAACCAGGCCCGCGACGTCAGCGACTTCAACGACTCCCTGTTCCGTCCGATCCAGGACACCGAATACAGCGCCGAGCTGTACTACGGCATCCACCTGGCCGACTGGCTGACCGTGCGCCCGAACCTGCAATACATCCGCCACCCCGGTGGCGTGAGCCAGGTCGATGACGCGCTGATCGGCGGGATCAAGATCCAGAGCAGTTTCTAA